CTTTTAGTAAAGAATACAGTTGCATGAAGTGATTTTTGACACCAGAGGGCACCAGAGcacaaaaagtaataaaaaaaaaattcagcaaTGAGCTTTGAGATAATATATCAGTTTATCTAATTATTTTGGATAATGAGGTGACAAAAAACATTGCCTGAGTTTAATTAGACATCCAGCAGAAAACCAGGAACATGTGCGTTGAAGTCTGTAATGTCTCTCTTTGTAATGTGATGTTACATAGAGTGATTTGATTCATcgttaatataaaaaatgatgCCTTATTTTGGAATTAATGATTTGATAAGTAAAGGCTAGGAGGCGTTAAGAACATAGTCTGTGTCATTGCAGAGGACGCAGCGCTGCGAAGTCGTCTGACAGAGTGTCTGGAGACCATCCTCAACAAAGCTCAGGAGCCACCCAAGTCCAAGAAGGTCCAGCACTCCAACGCAAAGAATGCTGTTCTGTTTGAAGCCATCGCCCTCATCATCCACCATGACAGGTTGGTGGTTATAATCACTATATCAAGCTTTCTGCTGGTCGTCGAATTCTTGGAATATCATGGAATTACAGAGGTTTGATCTAGACACGAAAAAACAGGACATTTTGATTAAATGGGGTCACTGGGTAGGCTTTTAGCATATCTTGTGTGTATCCCAACATGTTGTATTAGATGTCAGTTTTCAGTCAATCTGTAGACACCAGACTGTAACGCTGCATTAAAAACATCATTAACAGAACTCTAAGCTTTATCTGTAAACTTCACATCGAGGTCACGAGGTAAACCCAGCTGTCATTAGTTCACATTCTTTTGTCGTGTAGCATTTTGTGGGTTGTTggatgttgaaatgtgtgtctgCAGCTAGTCGTTGTGTCTTGCCTCTCAGTGAGCCCACCCTGTTGGTACGAGCCTGCAACCAGCTGGGCCAGTTTCTGCAGCACCGGGAAACCAATCTCCGTTATTTGGCTTTGGAGAGCATGTGCACACTGGCCAGCTCCGAGTTTTCTCACGAGGCAGTAAAGACGCATATAGATACTGTGATCAACGCTCTGAAGGTGAGTCCTTCATCAGTAGTGTGACTTTTGATGAGCTTTTGCAAGGTTAATGTGAACGTGAGACATTTGTCATATAttcatgttcatgtttgtttttctgtacaGACAGAGCGAGATGTGAGTGTTCGCCAGCGGGCTGTGGATCTGCTCTATGCCATGTGTGACCGCAGCAATGCCAAGCAGATTGTGGCGGAGATGCTAAGCTACCTGGAGAACGCCGACTACTCGATCAGAGAGGAGATAGTGGGTCATCAGTACAGGCCTGTTCACCATTTAGTCCTTCTGTGTGTGCGGCTCCCCCCCTTAGCCGGTTGCTTCTCTTCCTCAGGTGCTCAAGGTGGCCATCCTGGCAGAGAAATACGCCGTGGACTACACCTGGTACGTGGATACCATTCTCAACCTCATCCGCATGGCCGGTGACTATGTCAGCGAGGAGGTGTGGTATCGTGTCATCCAGATCGTCATCAACAGAGATGAAGTCCAAGGCTATGCAGCCAAGACCGTCTTTGAGGTGGGCATGAGGATTTATTTAATGCCGTCACAGATCAGTTGACTGCCTCCcattaattgtgggaagccaaaatcgttaTTTCGATTAATattagattaattgtgcagccataGAAACCAATGAGGGATTGAATCCTTGTTGCTGCACTATGTTGAGGTATACATAGAAAATGTTGGCTGGCTGTGAATTCCTAATGTCGTTATGCCTTGTGATCACTTGTAGGCCCTGCAGGCTCCCGCCTGCCATGAGAACCTGGTTAAGGTGGGAGGTTACATCCTGGGAGAGTTTGGCAACCTCATTGCTGGTGACTCACGCTCCAGGTAAACAACAGCCACTGTTTTTTTGaatatcatatattttttttgcttgagTTCAGTTGGTGTTTCAGCTCAGggttggtttaaaaaaaaaaaaaatgttctcactAGCTCCAAGCGGTATTCAGCCATGCAGATggtttgggttttatttttcCAAGTTTTGGGATATCTGAGTagaatttagtttttggtgcTAACAGCATTGAAGATGACATTTTGAAAATTCAACAGCAACGTCTCTTCCAGAAAAGTATCCCAGTTACTCTCAGACCTCACTTTTCTGAGCTAAACGGGACACTTTTCTGAGCTAAACTGGGACACTTTTCTGAGCGTAACGGGGACACTTTTCTGAGCGTAACGGGGACACTTTTCTGAGCGTAACGGGGACGGTAACGGGGACACTTTTCTGAGCGTAACCGGGACACTTTTCTGAGCTAAACGGGGACACTTTTCTGAGTGTAACGGGGAAACTTTTCTGAGAGTAACGGGGACGGTAACGGGGAGACTTTTCTGAGCGTAACGGGGACGGTAACGGGGACACTTTTCTGAGCGTAACGGGGACGGTAACAGGGACACTTTTCTGAGCGTAACGGGGACGGTAACGGGGACACTTCTGAGCGTAACGGGGACGGTAACGGGGACACTTTTCTGAGAGTAACAGGGACGGTAACGGGGACACTTTTCTGAGAGTAACGGGGACGGTAACGGGGACACTTTTCTGAGAGTAACAGGGACGGTAACGGGGACACTTTTCTGAGAGTAACGGGGACGGTAACGGGGACACTTCTGAGAGTAACAGggacagaggaaaaagacacatttttgattttggagTGACCTGTCTGttaagtgagaaaatatgtaAGTATTTCAAACAAATACTGCTGACACCAATATGTTGTCTTCAAACTAAACATGGTGCCGTGTTTACCATAAGAAATGAGCAGAAGGAGCTTAATATACAAGGGTAATATTGAGCTGAACCTGAATGTTTGGAGGTTTTACAGTGTCGTGTTGTCTTCTCCTCCAGCCCTCTGGTCCAGTTCAACCTCCTCCACTCCAAGTTCCACCTGTGCTCCGTGCCGACCCGGGCGCTGTTGCTGTCGGCCTACATCAAGTTCATTAACTTGTTTCCAGAAGTGAAGGGCACGATCCAAGACGTGCTGCGCTCAGACAGCCAGCTCCGCAATGCTGACGTGGAGCTTCAGCAGAGAGCTATCGAGTACCTGAGGCTCAGCTGCATCGCCAGCACTGACATACTGGTTAGTGAGTTTTACTGTAATTAAAATACTGATTACACCGAACTCTTATCAgtctcacacacattcaaacttTCACAGACACAGATCACAAtgtcatatgctgcaaacaccgcccctttcgtgtgaacgcgctcatagccagattgagacGCTGTTATGGCAGACATGAAACACTTTCTAACAACTAGATTTGTGAAATCTATCCATTGCTAATTGGACAGTGGTGCAGTAGCTGTCTGTGTTGCCCAGGCCTGAAGCTTTACGGTACCGTCTCCCTCTCCGTGTCCCCTCTACAGGCCACAGTCTTAGAAGAGATGCCTCCTTTCCCAGAGAGAGAGTCGTCAATCCTGGCcaagctgaagaagaagaagggccCAGGAAACCTGCCAGACATCGACGATCCCCGGTGGAACGTCAACGGCAGCACCGAGCACAGCGACAACACCGAAGACACAAACAAGGTAACCCCGCAGTGGTGCACTGAAATCTAGCCTGTACAACTTGAGATTTTTGTATTCAAACCCCACCCAGGAAAAACATTCATTCTTAACaagtaaagaaaacatattctacttattattatatattgttcATTACTGCTTTATCTTTCTTCTATTTTACCATTTCCTTGATCTTTACCTTTGCTTgtcttctctccttccttctttACCCCTCtatccttctcctctttctcttccttttcttttctttctctccatcagtCTTCTCCTTCACTGGTGGCAGACCTTCTTCCTACCAACAGACCTCGCCCTGTCTCCTCTAGTCCCACCATGCTCTCTGCTGGGACCATGGTATACTGATAGCTAGAGACAACACATAGTATGATAAATTACATAATCATTCATTACCACTGGAGTGGCAGCTACTTTTGTCTCTTATATATCCTAAATTATATTAGAAGCTCCCCTGCTCGTCATTGTTCTTTCCACTTGCTCTCTGCTTTCTGACATAAACCAGCTCCGAAGAGGTTTGTTTTAGGATTCTGTGGTCAAGACATTCGAGACCAGATATTGACCACtgtgattattgttattaaataCAGCCGATCTAATACTGGTGATTTGCTTTTCcagaatataaataaaagacaaaaaaagtagggctgtcaatatataaatattaaaaatatttaatcgcaattaatcgcacattttttatctgttcaaaatgtaccttaaagggagatttgtcaagtatttaatactcttaccaacatgggagtgggcaaatatgctcactttatgcaaatgtatgtatatatttattattagaaatcaattaacaacacaaaacaatgacagatattgtccagaaaccctcacaggtactgcatttagcataaaacaatatgctcacatcataacatggcaaactgcagcccaacaggcaacaacagctgtcagtgtgtcagtgtgctgacttgactatgacttgccccaaaactgcatgtgattatcataaagtgggcatgtctgtaaaggggagactcgtgggtacccatagaaaccatttacatttactgatctggaggtcagaggacaagggacccctttgaaaatggctatgccagtttttcctcaccaaaatgtagcataagtttggagtgttatttaacctcctttgcgaaaAATGAAGCCGTTACAATCTCCGAAAGGTCGATTGCattgatgcgttaaagaaattagtgacgttaaaacgaatttgcgttaatgccttattatcgcgttaactttgacagccctaatttcattACTCAAAAAGTGAATTCAAGCTTCAGTTCAACTTCAATGTTCAAGCTTTAGAAAGCAGAGAATTAAATAGATTCTGTTGGGATTGTATATAGCCTGGCACTGTGGCCTCATATTTATTTAGTAATTGTATGTTAGTGTGCTTTGTTTGTGGATACCGTGTGTTAAAGTggatgtttgctgatgtttctCTCCCAGGGTGCCGCCCACCCCTTCACAGACCTGCTGAATCTGAACTCCCCCCCTCCATCAGGAGCCAGTCTGCTAGTTGATGTCTTGTCTGACATCTCCAGCCCTGCATCCGCAGATGTGTCCGAGGAAAACTTTTCCAGGTGGGACTTTACTGAGAGCTTGGTTCATGAAATTAGTGTGGTTACACATCCTGTAGGGTACTCCACCTtgcattaaatattaaaaagaaagtTGGATGACACACAGGAGTCAATATCCAGACTGCAGAgcatagtttgggtgttttgaagtgaggtacttatccatagtcagtgtattacctacagtgaCTGCCTGAAGAGAACAGGGCTGCAAACTCTGTCGCCtctgattttatttatgttttatgatatTTCAGTGGTTTTACTCTCTCggtttttatgtgtttagttTTTGGTTTTTAGTAAATTTCATTACCgttgtgttttaaatgtgttctgtttttattgtaaagcacgtTGTAACTGCGTTTTGAAAggttctatataaataaagattattattattattacagtagatgacggtcggcatgcctctagtttggagaaacaaacaggagtACCAGTACGTgagtaaagcaatgtactgctgtggacgggggcagcagcaaaacgtattttagacacctgaAGGAATCAATATCAGTgcaagtgtacgctatatttagagtattttcaccgctttatcttgctgtcggacagccctttccaatggggaactgaagcagttatctttgtgtgactttggtgaatccaaactaaccttttaaaacaccaaattcacacaataacacagacaaactaaccgatcgaggcagcggaaGACCAGCAACTCCCTTGTTCTACGagataaaatgactgtttttgtcgaTGAAGTccggtggctttgaagagagcatgaTGATGGatataactgcttcagttccccgttgcaaagggctgtctgacagcaaggtaaagcggtgaaaatattctaaatatagcgtacactaaaactgatattgttttgttttcggtGTCTAACGTCTGttctgctgctgcccccgtccacagcagaacattgctttgctcccgtcctgtaactcctgtctgtttctccaaactccatctactgtaggtaatacacttactatggataagtacctcatacaaccccacttcaaaataatccaaactatctttttaatatattctatATGTACATATCTGAACTGCCTGGCTGCAACTCATGAGTGTGAAATCCCCTTTTTGCCCTTTTCCACATCTGAGAAAATCTTCTGCTAGCGTTACAGTTTGCCGTTAACCAACCATGTGGGTTGATGAAGTGCAAACTTTTaagatattttatattaaacAAAGATGGAAGTTCTCAAAGGTCTTCATTGTAAATGTGTGCTTATGAATTCCAGGTTTATTTGTAAGAACAACGGTGTTATCTTTGAGAACCAGCTGATGCAGATTGGACTGAAGGCTGAGTACAGGCAGAACCTGGGTGAGCAGCTTTATAACACTATTTGTCTCCAATGTGCTTGAGTTCTGCATCAGTTACTTTTGAGGAAATGTCATCAGATATTTTTAAAGGATACTTCTGAAAGGCTAGACTTAGAAATGAAAAGATGCAGACTGCGTTTAGTaattattagagctgtcaaaattaatttgcgttaactttaacgccactaatttctttaacgcaacttgtgatttttagactgtagcaggctcagttttaaagctagagtgaagatactggcatcatataaggAAATCCatcgttaccaaccatgtcatactagcttgtcgcgaaagaggctaaataacgctccaacttGCGccacattttggcgaggaaaaactgtcatgtccattttcaaaggagtcccttgacctctgacctccagatatgtgaatgtaaatgggttctatgggtacccacaagtctcccctttacagacatgcccactttatgataaacacatgcagtttggggcaagtcatagtcaagtcagtacactgacacactgacagctgttgttgcctgttgggctgcagtttgccatgttatgatttaagtatattttttatggtaaatgtagtacctgtgagggtttctgggcaatatatgtcattgttttgtgttgttaattgatttctaataataaatatattcatacatttgtataaagcatcatatttgcccactcccatgttgataagagtattaaatacttgacaaatctccctttaagatacattttgcacagataaaaaaattgtgattatcTATTtgaatcgtttgacagccctagtaattataTGTTGTGGGTGCTGGTCACATGTGATTACTTCAAAAAGAATGAACTCAAACATAGTTTACCTGCTGTCGTCTCACAGGTCGCATTTATGTGTTCTGCGGCAACAAGACATCTACCCAGTTCCTCAGCTACACTTCATCGGTGACCACTAGCGACACACTCAAGACTCATATCCTTTTTCCACTGCTTGGTAACTACTTGTTACAGACTAGTTTGTGCCATTCCAGCCCACAGGAAGCACTGATTGGGGTCATATTTCTTGAGAAGCACatgcacatcatttccagttcttgtgccaagtttcatgtttctagctcattccagctcacggcaaattgagcTGCTGTGGCAGACAACGAATAATAATAACACCTCTCAGAAACTGATTGCAGCTCCTACCTTGTGACTGgaagtttttttctgtctcagaatggtttgatttcattcatgaggatTATATCTGACAGATTATAGCACACTCAGTCCATTTTACCTGCTGAAATTCCTCTAAAGGACCATTACaacaagtttcatgtttctagctcattccagctcacgggaAATTGAGCCGCTGCGGCAGACAACGAATAATAACAAATCGGCTTGAACCCTAATTAGACAAAACTGACCATGTGAATGGGTGTGAATACTTTCCAAAGCTGCTATAGATATGTTGGGATGTATGCTAGTGTACCTGAGGTGTCTGTAGAATCCTTGACCTATCGTCTCCACAGATTAATGTCCACGCTAAGCCGGTAGACCCCACAGTAGAAGGCGGAGCTCAGCTCCAGCAGATCATCAACATCGAGTGTGTTACAGATTTCACAGAAGCGCCGGTACTCAACATCCAGTTCAGGTTGGTGTCTGAATGCACACTTCATTTCTTTCCTGTGTTTTAGTCAGTTCTATGTGTGCTAATATccgactgtatgtgtgtgtggacagatACGGTGGAACTCTTCAGAACATTGGAGTGAAGCTCCCTGTGATGCTCAACAAGTTTTTTCAGCCGACAGAGATGACATCCCAAGACTTCTTCCAACGCTGGAAACAGCTCGGAGTGTAAGTTCTCACCACCGTCTCATGGCTCCTGTCAGCATTCGTCTCTTTCTTTAACTGTTTGAGATGTCGTTCAATTTCATCGGATCAACAATGATCTGAAAGTCAACTATATATTTAGTCTGTTTTATGGCTGAAAGGTCTTTAGTTGTTAGTTAGTATTGTCATACAGTAGGTCAACAGTGGCTGTTCTTATCAGAAGGTGTTAACCATGTTTTAACCATCCACCCTCTTTTTTAAGAGGGGTGGgagacaggggatgttcagtgGTAGATAAAtagtcagcagtagatgtcacatagaagtggtgtacatcatctgaaagctggaagattaatttgagatgcagctctaGTCATTACTAAGAAATACAActgaattaataaatgaattaaattgtgaaagtgtttaAGAGCGTAGAACTAGATTAAAAATTCAGCCCACAACAACCTCAGAAAGACAGAATAGAGGTCGGGCCATTCgaggttttaaggggttaatgtAATGTGCGCAAAAACATGGCaaattatctttgggttttggaccgtGGGTTGGATGAAACAAGCAGTTAGAATATGTTAACTTTGACTTTGTGAAATGGGAATTTGTGTGGACATTTTATGGAGTCCTGGCGATAAGTGtttatcttctctctcttctctgtgtcctcagtccTCAGCAGGAGGTTCAGACAATCTTCAAAGCCAAACACCCGATGGACAGAGATGTTACCAATGCCAAGGTAAAGAATCTCTTATTTAAGGGAACTGCTAAGCTGTACATTAACTCATTTTGACATGCTCCAGTGTGAGCTGATTAACCACTCTACATCCACATCATAGAGACAAATCTGCATGAATGATTTGATGCGTTGTAGTGCTGAATTTATAGCAGCTTTTCTGAAAAATGGCGATGCCGTTTTTGACccttttttgtgttattttgcaCAAACCTACAGTCGTTTTTAATCTTTGATAAATGTTGAGTTAAAtgttggggtaatttggcagtaattccaaagaaatttcaaagaggttacttgctaattatcacctaattaccttgacatttttcggacctttaaaaatgaagtgttaccttaAACAACACGCCCCCCACCAACGCAGCCCCCCTGTGCTAATTGAACACAGGGCTTTTTTCAGTTTGATTTCCCGCTAACTTGCTTGTTTTGGAGCTTTACGCAGATTTGCTCagtagggcggctgtggctcagagggtagagcaggttgtccaccaatcggaaggtcggtggttcgatccccggctgctccgggtcacatgtcgatgtgtccttgagcaagacacttaaccccaaattgctcccggaggcatagccatcggtgtgtgaatgagtatttagattaaatcctaatgggcaaagttggcaccttagtagcctctgccatcagtgtgtgaatgggtgaatactgacatgtagtgtaaagcgctttgagtggtcggaagactagaaaagcgctatataagtccaagtccaaatCCATTTGACATgaaacttttcattttttttagcaCTTATAGGATTTCTCATTCATGTCATGgcttaaaataaacagaatggtaaatggacttgcatttatatagcgcttttctagtcttccgaccactcaaaacgctttacactacatgtcggtattcacccattcacacacacattcatacactgatggcaggtgccaactttgcccataaggatctaatctaaatagaACAAATGAGTA
This window of the Sebastes fasciatus isolate fSebFas1 chromosome 2, fSebFas1.pri, whole genome shotgun sequence genome carries:
- the LOC141783044 gene encoding AP-2 complex subunit alpha-2-like isoform X2, which gives rise to MPAVSKGDGMRGLAVFISDIRNCKSKEAEIKRINKELANIRSKFKGDKALDGYSKKKYVCKLLFIFLLGHDIDFGHMEAVNLLSSNKYTEKQIGYLFISVLVNSNSDLIRLINNGIKNDLSSRNPTYMNLALHCIANVGSREMAEAFASQIPSILVAGDTMDSVKQSAALCLLRLNRTSPDLVPMGDWTARVVHLLNDQHLGVVTAAASLITTLAQKSPEEFKTSISLAVARLSRIVTSASIDLQDYTYYFVAAPWLSVKLLRLLQCYPPPEDAALRSRLTECLETILNKAQEPPKSKKVQHSNAKNAVLFEAIALIIHHDSEPTLLVRACNQLGQFLQHRETNLRYLALESMCTLASSEFSHEAVKTHIDTVINALKTERDVSVRQRAVDLLYAMCDRSNAKQIVAEMLSYLENADYSIREEIVLKVAILAEKYAVDYTWYVDTILNLIRMAGDYVSEEVWYRVIQIVINRDEVQGYAAKTVFEALQAPACHENLVKVGGYILGEFGNLIAGDSRSSPLVQFNLLHSKFHLCSVPTRALLLSAYIKFINLFPEVKGTIQDVLRSDSQLRNADVELQQRAIEYLRLSCIASTDILATVLEEMPPFPERESSILAKLKKKKGPGNLPDIDDPRWNVNGSTEHSDNTEDTNKGAAHPFTDLLNLNSPPPSGASLLVDVLSDISSPASADVSEENFSRFICKNNGVIFENQLMQIGLKAEYRQNLGRIYVFCGNKTSTQFLSYTSSVTTSDTLKTQINVHAKPVDPTVEGGAQLQQIINIECVTDFTEAPVLNIQFRYGGTLQNIGVKLPVMLNKFFQPTEMTSQDFFQRWKQLGVPQQEVQTIFKAKHPMDRDVTNAKILGFGVALLDGVDPNPTNFVGAGVIHTKNTQVGCLLRLEPNPQAEMYRLTLRTSRESVSQRLCDLLSDQF
- the LOC141783044 gene encoding AP-2 complex subunit alpha-2-like isoform X1, with translation MPAVSKGDGMRGLAVFISDIRNCKSKEAEIKRINKELANIRSKFKGDKALDGYSKKKYVCKLLFIFLLGHDIDFGHMEAVNLLSSNKYTEKQIGYLFISVLVNSNSDLIRLINNGIKNDLSSRNPTYMNLALHCIANVGSREMAEAFASQIPSILVAGDTMDSVKQSAALCLLRLNRTSPDLVPMGDWTARVVHLLNDQHLGVVTAAASLITTLAQKSPEEFKTSISLAVARLSRIVTSASIDLQDYTYYFVAAPWLSVKLLRLLQCYPPPEDAALRSRLTECLETILNKAQEPPKSKKVQHSNAKNAVLFEAIALIIHHDSEPTLLVRACNQLGQFLQHRETNLRYLALESMCTLASSEFSHEAVKTHIDTVINALKTERDVSVRQRAVDLLYAMCDRSNAKQIVAEMLSYLENADYSIREEIVLKVAILAEKYAVDYTWYVDTILNLIRMAGDYVSEEVWYRVIQIVINRDEVQGYAAKTVFEALQAPACHENLVKVGGYILGEFGNLIAGDSRSSPLVQFNLLHSKFHLCSVPTRALLLSAYIKFINLFPEVKGTIQDVLRSDSQLRNADVELQQRAIEYLRLSCIASTDILATVLEEMPPFPERESSILAKLKKKKGPGNLPDIDDPRWNVNGSTEHSDNTEDTNKSSPSLVADLLPTNRPRPVSSSPTMLSAGTMGAAHPFTDLLNLNSPPPSGASLLVDVLSDISSPASADVSEENFSRFICKNNGVIFENQLMQIGLKAEYRQNLGRIYVFCGNKTSTQFLSYTSSVTTSDTLKTQINVHAKPVDPTVEGGAQLQQIINIECVTDFTEAPVLNIQFRYGGTLQNIGVKLPVMLNKFFQPTEMTSQDFFQRWKQLGVPQQEVQTIFKAKHPMDRDVTNAKILGFGVALLDGVDPNPTNFVGAGVIHTKNTQVGCLLRLEPNPQAEMYRLTLRTSRESVSQRLCDLLSDQF